In Candidatus Delongbacteria bacterium, one DNA window encodes the following:
- a CDS encoding 2-oxo acid dehydrogenase subunit E2 encodes MRYLFRFPDIGEGITEGKILEWYVDKGQDIKFGQPIVKMETDKVVTDIPSPKDGVIAKRIGKVGETINVEDVLVEIDIEGEDTHTENVEEEGAGVVGSLEIASSSAYLPASDEGSDLENHDMKKDRKALATPVARALAKDMNIDINEISGSGPAGRVMKEDILNYKKSEKPAQKISMPLETEDAVTIEDLPQIRKAIAKNMLKSKHNAPHMHVFDEAVIDELVGIRNRYKNQFEENGVKLSYLPFIVKATAMALKKHRSLNAELDLENGKIKYKNYINIGIAVDTPDGLLVPVIRNADKKSVFALAKEIGEIANKARDRKITLEDMKDGTFTITNFGSIGGRFAAPIINYPQAAILGAGKIFKKPIVKDDNIVVGTVLPISLGVDHAIVDGGEVTRFLNLILKYLGDPVSLIMD; translated from the coding sequence CAGATTTCCAGATATTGGTGAAGGCATCACTGAGGGTAAAATTCTAGAGTGGTATGTAGATAAAGGTCAGGATATAAAGTTTGGACAACCTATTGTAAAAATGGAAACTGACAAGGTTGTAACAGATATTCCATCACCTAAAGATGGTGTTATAGCAAAGAGAATTGGAAAAGTTGGCGAAACAATCAATGTAGAAGATGTTTTAGTGGAAATAGATATTGAAGGTGAAGATACTCATACTGAAAATGTAGAGGAAGAGGGTGCAGGAGTTGTAGGAAGTCTAGAAATTGCTTCCAGTTCAGCATATTTACCTGCAAGCGACGAAGGATCTGATCTGGAAAATCATGATATGAAGAAAGACAGAAAAGCACTAGCTACACCAGTTGCCAGAGCATTAGCAAAGGATATGAATATTGATATAAATGAAATATCAGGTAGTGGTCCAGCTGGCAGAGTTATGAAAGAGGATATTTTAAATTATAAGAAAAGTGAAAAACCTGCTCAAAAAATATCTATGCCTCTTGAAACAGAAGATGCTGTGACAATAGAAGATTTACCACAAATTAGGAAAGCTATTGCTAAAAATATGCTGAAAAGTAAGCACAATGCACCGCATATGCATGTTTTTGATGAAGCAGTGATTGATGAATTAGTTGGAATTCGTAACAGATATAAAAATCAATTTGAAGAAAATGGTGTTAAATTAAGTTATCTTCCATTCATTGTAAAAGCTACAGCAATGGCACTTAAAAAACACAGATCTTTAAATGCAGAATTAGATCTGGAAAATGGAAAAATTAAGTATAAAAACTATATAAATATCGGTATAGCTGTAGATACTCCAGATGGACTTTTAGTTCCTGTAATCAGAAATGCTGATAAAAAATCAGTTTTCGCTTTAGCTAAAGAGATTGGCGAAATTGCGAATAAGGCAAGAGATAGAAAAATTACACTAGAAGATATGAAAGACGGTACTTTTACAATAACTAATTTCGGATCTATAGGTGGAAGATTTGCCGCTCCGATTATCAATTATCCACAGGCTGCAATCCTTGGAGCTGGAAAAATTTTCAAAAAACCTATAGTTAAAGATGATAATATCGTTGTGGGAACAGTACTTCCTATATCTTTAGGTGTGGATCACGCAATTGTTGATGGTGGCGAAGTTACAAGATTTTTAAATCTTATTTTGAAATATCTTGGTGATCCTGTAAGTTTGATTATGGACTAA